The following is a genomic window from Engraulis encrasicolus isolate BLACKSEA-1 chromosome 13, IST_EnEncr_1.0, whole genome shotgun sequence.
GACAATAGCTCACACTTATGTAAGGCactatgtgcaggcacatttgaataacCATATGACGGGAAAGAATGTGTGAAACTTGAGTGTTaagtacatgcacgcacaattttagtccatgttttaaaataaaattgagttcggcccgcgactttgttccagattttgatgttggccctcaatttgagtttgacacccctgaaatATGCAGAGACGTAGCCCCCCCCTATAGGTATCAACTAGTAATGTGTTTCAACATTCACATTCAGATTACCACATACCTCAGCCTCAAGTTCGTCACTCATCAGCCACCTTTTCTGGGAGATGCAAGTTTATTATGAAAAGAAAACGCCAAACCGAAACATTATGCAGACGACAAACCTTCccctagatcagggatgtcaaactcaggggaaccattttatttggcccgcgagatcctctctaatgtgtattacagttggcccacatacaccattaatgtatagcgcaacatgacttgaacatggaaTTTGCTGTCACAGGATGTACAgatacattttaactaacaaatatgatgggaaagactgtatgcacaatttaactacgagtatgaagtgcatgcatgcacaattttagtccatttgtaaaaataattgttgagttcggcccgcgacttcgttccagattttgattatggccctcagtcaatttgagtttgacatccctgccctagatCAAGACAGAAATCCACAGACTGTGTTCAAAACACAAATTCAGGATACTTAATACcgatcatattcaggatactgatctgcatataaacacactcagtgCAGTTCTTGTTATAAATTATATGGAACATACATTACTTATTATGTCTTCTAACTGATACAGAGCACAGACTCAAGTTTTTATCACAGTACTTATTTTATTTACAAcaaacgaagaagaagaagaaaagaagaaactaAGTTTGACTGTTTCCCAACAGAACACGTCCAATAAGACGTCAACATAACATTACCCAATAACACAGAGTACTGCAACAGTGTCACAACAACTGACAAAAAGAGGCACAAATTAATGGCTGATGCCATAATTACTCAACACTAAGGTTTATACTATGATTGATGCATGGAaaaatgcgcgcgcgcgcacgcacgcgcacgcgcacacacacacacacacacacacacacacacacacacacacacacacacacacacacacacacacacacacagctgtgtctcATTTGGTTTCTGCATACAGGATTTTATGCAGCAAAGGCGTCAGCTGAGTCCCATTAATGTAGATAGAAAACATCTCAGTCCCATCAATGTAGATAGAAAGCATCTCAAGTCTCATTGGTGTAGATGGGAAAGCATCTAAAGTCTCATTGGTGGGAAAGCTGCAGTTGCTAAGAGCAGTTATGCATGATccaccacaggtgtgtgtgtgtgtgccatttctgcgtgaggtgtgtgtgtgtgtgtgtgtgtgtgtgtgtgtgtgtgtgtgtgtgtgtgtgtgtgtgtgtgtgtgtgtgtgtgtgtgccatttctGCATACGCTctgcatgaggtgtgtgtgtgtgtgtgtgtctcatttctGAATacggtctgcgtgtgtgtgtgtgtgtgtgtgtgtgtgtgtgtgtgtgtgtgtgtgtgtgtgatttctcagtgagatctgtgtgtgtgtctcatttctGCGTGATGGGAAATGAGTTCTGGTCCATCAGCTCCCCGACTCTCTCCTGCAGGATCTGGACCACCTCCGCCAAGATGAAGACATGCGTGTCATCAAGGTCCTGAATGATGAACTTCTTACCTGGAAATAAACATCCatataaataataacaacaaatatACATACAACTATACATACAAAATGAGGATATTATACGGCTGCCGTTCAGGACGCAGTTTCTCGAAAAACAATGTTGATgactagttagcaacttagtaggttgtcaATGGGAAGTTGCGTTGGaatcaagtaagttgctaactgagttAGCAACGGCAATGTGGAGAAACGCATCCCATGGACTGAATAATGAACTACTTAAACctgttaataaatataatgaaTGGTGATGGTGATAATGAATGGTGATTGAATGATGATTGATTACATGAGGGATCACATGAAGGATTATTCATGTAGACACGTCTCTGCATGCATAacccccgtctgtgtgtgtgtgtgtgtgtgtgtcttaccgagAGCCGACGTCTCGTCAAGGAACAGGAGGAACTGCTTCATGGCCGgatcactacaacacacacacacacacacacacacacacacacacacacacacacacacacacacacacacacacacacacacacacacacacacacacacacacacaattattggaGGTACTTCATAGCTGGGTGTCAATACTAAATGAGTGTGTTCACTTATATgcacacattatattatatcaaCACAACGAGGCAACCCAGTGTGCTTTACAAATAATTATGAAAATTAAAGCATACTTAATTCTCATGCACTTTATGCTTACATGTCACCGCCACCGCACACAGTGACTAAAACAAAAAACCCCATGCAGCAGGATGATAGCCTTGTTTCATGAATGCATTGCGTTTTCTATAAGTTAATTGTATGAGAGATCTGTTGGTAGATTAATACATCGTCAAAGCAGGGAATAACGTGCTTTCCTGGCACACACAGTGACGACGCTCAAAAGCTGCGTTGTTTTCAAATGCACACAACACGGCAGATGACAGCAGCTCTGAACACACACCGACGTGTTGACAACACCGCAGCCCTagacaccacgcacacacaggttTACAACAGACTAGACGGGATTCACCACACACACGTTTAAAAGAAGACGGACTGTACTTTACCATTCCACAAGAACTCCTTTAAGCACGTTCACCATCTTTCCCCACTTGTCCTCAAAATGTGTCTCTCGGGAAAGGAAATGGAATAACGAGTCGACGACGACGCAGAGAAACAGACGCCGCTGCCCAACTAAACAACAGAGGCTTCGGGGTCGTATGTGAAACTGTCCTCCGCGTCAACTTACATATCCCCACACTTTATTATGTCCGAGACCTGGTTATTTACTGCCTTAATATCATGAAGCGAAATGACAGAATATGTCGAAATATTGGTGACGAACACAGAACGGATTCACTCAAAAGCCGAGAAAACAGTGAAGTACGCAAGGAAAGAGCATCGGGTACCACAACAACCCGATTTAAAGGTTCCTAGCAACGACTGTTCCTACGAGTCTACCAAGTGGCCCTCTTTGGACGACCAGCAGCGTAGACTAGACCTACtgttattaatcctgaaggaaatgtaGGTGTCTCATATCATCTTACATAAATATACAAAACATATACAAAGATCTAATACGCATacttggtacgtttacatgaggcatttaaatccgatttaactcactttaaatctcattaaaacttaattccaatttaaaaacatcatgtaaacacttaccgaacaggatttaagtttattccgatttaaacttaagtccgattaaagtgggtggtttactcctcttttaaatctgattaaacacgttcctctgtcatgtaaccttttaatcagaattacaataaatccggtcgttccacgcatgctcgttgaccacacgatggcgccaagagcccgtgctctttgtcagtgagaaaaagatggcggcacttcctgttgattttcacatgaaagttttgcttaatttaaagtccctaagcgactataaatgttgtggcttccatatattgatgtaaaagtgccccacgaagtaattaagcacaacaaagttactccacatcaccctttcaccagttcgtttttctaagctaggagggtgctaactagcatttgaaagaaccagacccaaaggggattttaccagccttgagtccactgagggaattcattttcgggctgaagattagcttgtgtcccagtagttccccggaggtttggcgaccacgcccccacgccttatttggctcactcagcacgtgcgtcctcagtccaatcgcaatgctttattttccccagacgtttaatcgcatttaagtgaaattgccatgtatacacgtcgcaaaataactcttaatccgatctacttaaatccgatctattagatccgattcaaaaacatcatgtacacgtagcaattgtAGGGCTACATTCATTGCAGTAGCCTAAACATAGCCTACGCTTGAGCAAAGATGGAGGGGCAAAAACACCCCACTAATGAAAATGTTCACCAACGTCTTCCATCTGTGCCTTTTATGAGCGTTTCAAAATTCTAcaattgtgcccccccccccccccccatgtggaCTTGAAGCTGGCACCTGATGcacttcagtaggcctatagcctatactTAGGCtactccccccccctctgtctctctgtctctgtctgtctgtctgtctgtctctctgtctgtctgtctgtctctctctctctctctctctctctctctctctctctctctctctctctctctctcacacacacacacacacacacacacacacacacacacacacacacacacacacacacacggtagtaggcctacagagcaGCTATCCCAGGGGTTGAGgagggtggggtgtagtgggggaTTGTTCTGTGTTTTGGACGTAATGGGTTATTGTTCTGTGTTAGGCAACCTTTTGTTCagtaaagtgtccaaggtagtgcaggcgcttgtgCCAGGGGTGCGGGTGAGGGTGGGGTGTAGTGTAGTTGCTTCCTCAGTGAAAAAGAATCaaaggggttgggtggggggtagatgactgtgcatgcaagcgtgtgtgcttgtgtgagggtgggtgggtgttggtgACTACACGTGCCTCTTTCAGGGCCCGACTACACGGAAACGCTTTCCACTGAATACAATATTTTTTGTATCGTTTGGCCCTTGCATCCATAAGGAACCAACCTTTTGGGTAGGCTAGCCCAGTACGTACAATATATTTTTAGAGCGAGTTCCAGAGTGGGAAGGTCTAGGAATGCCGCCGTTCCCATTGCCATCTTTATGTCTAGAACGGATTTGTTTACCTACGTCAAAGAGTGTCGTGTACGTTTTTTCTCTCCGAGTGGCATGAAAAAAAGAACTGCTGCTATCTGGCGGCCAACTTCCTGCATTGTCTTCAGAGAATGAACAAGTACCCACTACACCACTCGTCGgaataagttcagccaatttcaacatgctgttgtaatgctcaccaccctggacttgtcagtagcctacctcagattttttttttttcttcagccttttccgagatcctgggcactgtaatgggggcaggtcaaagtgtttgtttacatttcaaaaaaacatcttaatttattcccaataacatccaaaaggttatgcaacatcagcagacaactagcaaacagtgataccttttgggaaaaatatttggagtaggcctatgttaaagggacactgtgcaggaaatggtcaaaaaaggtactgcaactattaaacaaatattttctagtatggtccaagtacagtcatttttgcggctaaaaatggctatttttggaaattcaaaatggcggaccatggagaagatcccccttttcatgtatgaaaagtgtaatttttccagtcataatgaatacttagaatttgatgctagtggtaggtattcatgaaaaaggtaacattagtgaatgggcagcatgaattctggaaataaaccacaaaaaatctcacacagtgtcccttcaagaatgttttaaatgtaaacaaaatctgcccccatttagaatagctcagatctcggaaagggctgagctgaaaaatgcagcattaccggatactgacaagtcaagggtagtgtgagcaacaGCACAGTGAAATTGACAGAACTGGTCcttgggcggtggtggctcaggtggtagaggagctgttcGGTAACCAGAAGTtgctgcctgaccccatcgatgtgtccatgagcaagatacttaatccgaagttgctcctggtggcagagtGGTACCCTGAAGCGACTGGCaccgctgtgtgaatgtgagtgtgaatgggtgactaatgtgaggcatacaatgtaaaatgctttgagtgctcgaaagagtggaaaggcactatataaatgctGTCCATTTACCACAATGTACTGACAATGCGCCGTGTCATTATATAAATGTTATAAAGTGTGTTAACTCCTCATATCGGAATTATTTGTAATAATACATCAACCAGCCTATTGTACATGATTAATACAGTAAAAGAAATAACTCAAAACTCAAGTGTGAATTGCCTACATTCAGCTGAATCACCAAACAAAATGTAAAATgaataacaaaataaataggcctaattgaaAATGCTGTTCAATGCATAGTTTTATTTGTGTTTCTCCACATTGTCTTGTCTTTCTGATACACAATATGCAGCCTATAGGAGTCATTTCAAATCAGGCTTACattaacacacaagcacaagcgcgcacacacacacacaaacacacacacacaccaactgacattaggcctctctctctctctctctctctctctctctctctctctctctctctctctctctctctctctctctctctctctctctctctctctctctctctctctcacacacacacacacacacacacacacacacacacacacacacacacacacacacacacacacacacacacacacacacacacagcgctcccTCAGGGGGCATGTGACAATATAAGACTGCCTGGACTTGTAACTTTGCCTTGTGATTTTGAAACAGACAGATTTCCCCATGTGCCACACAAGTCATCATTTCTTTTACAGATATAAAGCATCATGTTATTTGTACTGtagtttgaatgtttgaatgtccaATATAAAACTGACTTAACCGTAAGGACATAATCGGACTGAGGAAAGGATGCGAGTTTAGAGAACTGACCTGCACCCATGTAACGGATGTAACCTAGTGTGTACCCCATGAAGGACATTGGGCTGAGGGAAGAATGCGAGTTTAGAAAACTGACCTGCactcatgtactgtatacatggaTTCCAAATGTTTACAAACAGATGACTCTGTGCGCacacagggattccaaaatgctaggcagCTAGGCGATTATCACTGGAAGtgccattggagccctgcacagtgtatgacaagaacctgttgtcttgtcggctGGCGGATTTATCCACTTGCTTGCACTTTGTGCTCTCAATGACACCATTTAGGAGAACAATCATGTCGCTCAAAATTCTTTGGTTCTTGTAGGTGGGTCTTAACTACAGCTCTCCTGAGTGGTCTGAATGATTGAGTGTGTTTCCTATAAGGCCTGTGTGGTGCTCCTGTGGGTGGGTCTTAAGATAGTGTCTCTGTCCTGATTGGTTCagaaaggttggagcaggcttcaccaaacaagtttttcttcttttgagagtgctgaccaaaatattatAACACTTAAAAATTAGAAAAAGGTTGCACCATAAAGAACATACACATGGcacgaccttttctcatttttctgtCCTGATTGGCCAATATGATGCTATTGTGGGCAGTTCTTAAGTGCGGCTCTCCTGATAGGCTCGTATGATGCTGTTGTAGGCAGGGGGCGGGGTTTGCTGGGGGCTCTCCAGGCCGCTGGGGGCGGGGTTTCCCCAGAAGGAGTCTGGACGGGGCTTTCGGATGCTGGAGACTGAAGATTCCACAGCAGCGGCGATGGCGggggcaggggtggtggtgggggtggcaccaggggtggtggtgttgttagTGGGGCTGTTAgcagggagtgtgagtgtgtgtgtgcggggcagCGTAGCCTGTTGGCTCTGACTCCCTTCCTCTGCCTGACGCGCAATGTGGCTGAcctgtaacacatacacacacacacacacacacacacacacacacacacacacacacacacacacacacacacacacacacacacacgaacaaatacacacacagacacacatggacacatatgaacacacacataaacactcacatgaacacactcacCTTGCCTCTCACAATTATATTGTATATTATGTTATTAACgcgctgtgtgtgtacagtgtgtgtgtgtgtgtctgtgtgtgtgtgtgtgtgtgtacgtacagtgtgtgtatgtgtgtttacctgCAGCAGTGGGTGAAATGTGGAGGCGCGGAAGCTGCTCTTGCGTCCAAATTCGTCTCCATAGTAACCGGTGTCGGGGGCAGAGCCTTGTCGGTGGAGACTAAAGGCGGCACTGGCCAGACTGTTGTTGCTACGGCGATCAGTGGTGGAGCCTGTGC
Proteins encoded in this region:
- the gtf2h5 gene encoding general transcription factor IIH subunit 5; protein product: MVNVLKGVLVECDPAMKQFLLFLDETSALGKKFIIQDLDDTHVFILAEVVQILQERVGELMDQNSFPITQK
- the myct1a gene encoding myc target protein 1 homolog, with translation MANSTLPILEILQAADIRELVLAFCLSMVVGLLLGALVYMLLTWMSRRKASASITRPTTRSGNRPSNRSSSPRSRPSFHRTSGTGSTTDRRSNNSLASAAFSLHRQGSAPDTGYYGDEFGRKSSFRASTFHPLLQVSHIARQAEEGSQSQQATLPRTHTLTLPANSPTNNTTTPGATPTTTPAPAIAAAVESSVSSIRKPRPDSFWGNPAPSGLESPQQTPPPAYNSIIRAYQESRT